TAAATAATATCTGCTTTGATTCAAACAACCACAAGATGTAGTACATGCGATTTAAACAATTCattcaaaaaagaaaaaacacaaTTAGCGAAACCTTGAAATTATCATTCATTGTGGTTTAAACTGTATGCATCTCATTCATAGAACTTGAAAATCGTTACGTTAATCGTAAGCTTACACAATTTACATTTGTAAATGCACACTGTAAAAGGTATTAACATTTTTCTAAGCTTTAGctttaattaattatatttatcaatatcttTTATATTACTGGGTCAGATAAATGATAACATAAATTTTTTTGTAAAGCATTATCAATTATCAGTTCATCGTACGAACAAAAATATCTGAAAGACAGTATGCAAAAGATATAGGATATTAAATTCACGTGTGAAATATTCAtatcattaattattaatttcctAATGCTTGTAGATAATACACAATTTTTGTAAACATCAGCGTGAAGGTTTCACCAAGGGGTTTCGAAGAACATGACCCAGGACCCAGGTAGAAAAAAAAAATTCCCCCACTACTAAGACCCAAAAATGGCTGTCGAAAAAAGAAAGGGACAGTACGTGGAGACTTCGAGGCATTTTCTGTTCGAACTTCTTCCAGTTAAGTGTCATTTGTTTGTAGTACTTTAAACAAAAATAATGTAAGTGGAAGTTCAAGCCATATTTCTTCTCTAATCTTAACTTACTAAAGATATTCATTTCTTCAGCAGTGTGCATTCCAAAAAAGTGAAAACTTGATTAGTGAAAGTTCAAGTCATTTCATGCCTACACTTCACTCCACTGATGGCTAAACCCTGAAGTGATCAGCACTGTTTAAGAGCCATATCCTTTGTTAAACTAGTAAGTACTTTATATCACTAATTTCGAGTCAGAAAATTCTTAATATTCGAACTGCCGCAAATTTATAATTTCGCGAAAAGAAAATTAAACAGCAGTGAACCTAGActtattttaaagggcaaagcctctatttCTTCATCCTTTGATTGCACTTTCTCGGGGATGCTTTTGTACTCGAATGTCTGACGAGAATTTAAAGGTGAATTTTCCCTAAAAATTTTTGTATACGGTTTCGAAAACGTAGAATTCAGAGAAGGTATTTAGAGATTTCATTTATGACTCATGAGCCACGATTTCGCCATCGTTATTATACAGGTATGCATCTTCTAAAGTATAGACAAGTAACTTTCGCTTGCAATAACATCATTATCGTTTATCACTTCGTCATTTTGACAAAAGTCATCTATGCACTATGACAATACACCTGTGGTATCCAAGAGTTCATTTGCATAAAGCATCAGATGctcaattgaaattgagtatatatatataaatcaatatattatcaGTAATAACTAATTTGTCAGTACTGGAAACAAAAACCAAATTCTCTAATACATTAAATGccttttattgataatattacatACATATTCGTAAACTTAAAGCTTATATACAAAAGGTGAGTGAGGAAATATAATTATCAATGTAATAATTGTAGACAGAAATCGTTGGTGTAAAGTTCATGGGTCTAATACCATGAAACATTCCATTTCGTCGAAAATTAATACAAAAGAACAAAGGCTCGATTTCATTCCTCACTATCTTGCTGATATATCTTCAGAAAAACGTTACTAATTCATTAGTTATGGACACAATCATTACGAGGTCGTATGGGATAGTCGCAAGCATTAATGTAGGGATTAAATTCTGTTCCTGGGCCACAGTCCATAATGGCACATCGGTTGTAAGCGCAATTCAGGTATTTCGAGCAATCAGGTTGATACATTCTAATGTCTCCCTAAAATTGTTAAAACAATATATGTAAATATGTAgggattttaaataaattagtaTCTATTTTCATTCAGGTTTCTTAATCTTCTCCATAAGTGCAACAATGCACCTGAAAAATACTAATGCACTTTCCTTTTTAATTGAAATCTCATTTTTTTACGTATATCAATTTCTGGGATCATTCTACGTAAAAAGGTATTAGGATTCCACGTTCAAAAAATCAATATTTCGTTAGCTATTTCACACTTTTTATCTTGAGGTCACTCAAAAGTAAAGTGCATTCTTGACAATGTGTTTCTATGGCGGTCTTGAAAAAACAAATGAAATTACATTGTCCAAACGTAGACAGGGGCAACATTATATCTTCTATGAAAAATACAAACATTGTTAAGAAACAATACAAACTAAAACAGGAATTTTTAAGTATACTATCCTAATACTTTTTTAAGTATAATGACCACAGAAATCGATATTACTAAAAATAATACGTGATTCCATTTAAGAAGAAGTGCATTTACATTATTCAAGTACATCGTTGCACTTATGGAAAAAATAAACCCGTAGAAAAATGGACACTATCATACCATTCAACTGTTCTCTTCACAGTTTTTTGGTATTTGTTACCACATTTGAGATCACTTACCTGTACTGATGCAAATAAAAGCATGCAGAAGATGACAGCCAACGAAACTGTAAAGTACTTCATGTTGGCTTATTTTGTTTTTCTCAAATTCGTATGCTACTTACGTCTGGCTTTCTCACCTCGCAGGTTTGAATTTATATACAAAATTTATCGCCCGAGTGACTTAATCTCGTAATCTTTAATGGAACAAAGtctatttttttttagaaaCACACTTTACGTAATTACATAGATTAGGGGAGCTACctccgatttcaatgaccttggaatatgttgtcaacgtcatcattctgaacaacttttccctatacatatatccggctgtctcttttagttttcaagatattcgcaaaaatgttttcaatattacCATAATGTTGGTCTGGGACAGGTTCATTAGCGGGGTGGGGTTTGGGGAGGGGCAGATATGTACCTGTCATTACTTGAAAAAAAAGAATCCAGTCGTTCGTCAAAATCGAATGTTCTTTTAAATGCAAATTCTGCCAGATAGTGGTTGAAATGATATTCTCTACGACCATACCTAGGAATATTGCCACGAATATCTCTCCATACTCTTTCAATATTCTGGATATGGACACCTGTGACTGGATCAACGACATTTTTTGAATGATTCACTACAAGATgttgatatatatttttatcaatttgttCATATGCTTTCCAACAATCACTATGGATTATTGTTCCAGGAGCAATCTTGTTTAAAATAAGAGGCAGTAATACTTCTGCTCTACGGGACAGAATTGGTACTACAAATATCTTTTTTGTGTCACGGTCTATACCACTGAAAATCCATTGTCCTGTAATAAGTCGTCCACGATTATACTTTCGACGTCCAAATTTGGCTTCATCGATTTCTACAATAATTAATGCACGACGTTACGTTACAACGATTTTTTCGAAACTGATAATAATGAACCGTCTTTCCTCGAGTTCTTTCGACATCATAAGAAATATTAACAATTAGGTTTCAGCGAGGAAGCTAAACAGAAGCTTTCGCTAACGAATCTACCCCAGACCTATTTCAATCACTCTTTTCAATCActcttttcaatattgaaaactttcttagcgaatatctcgaaaactaaaagagacctccgggtatatgtatagggaaaagttcagaatgatgaccttgATAACATATTCCAAGATCATTGAAATCGGAGGTGGCTCCCTTAATCTGTATATTTACCACATTTTATCATTAGATTGAACATGTTTAAATTTTCTCAAGTAGTATGTCCTTGATCTTGTATCTAAAAGATCACTCACCAATTTTTGCAATATAAGGTCTCTTATTTGTACAGATAATCAATTAATCTATTGATAAATGTGGAGGATTTATTACGTATAAAATAATTGCTTAAAGCGGAAAAATTTGGTATGTATGAGACATGAAACTTAAAGAGAATCGATTTAAATAGGTATTGCCCTTTTTATGCAGACCatattgtaattatattttGACCAATTGTAAGTTATATTTCAAACTGTATAAATTTGTATACCAATTGCTGTTATTGTCATATGATTCACATTTTATTTACAGACTTGTTGCATAGTATTCTTGACAAACTTAGTAAGTATGTATTAAATAAGATATTCTGGAAAAATTTGTCTGAGTTGACATTTTCcagaaaaatttgtttattcCGCTGCAGCTCgaaaaagagagggtggttctTCCCTAAATCTTTGCCTAATTCAAACTACTCTCCCGATCTGCATAAATTTTTGGGGGGATTTGTTTTGCAGTAGACTTCAAGTCTGAAGCTCACTCTTCCCAGCGAGACCATTCATGCCCGTTTCCTTCATTCACGATAAGTGCAAGGTGACATTTTTTACGACCTTAGTTCCGCGAATTCCGCAAGATCATAACATCATTATCGTTTATCACTTTGTCACTTGGACAAAGGTCATCTATGCACTATGACAGAGCGTTTGTTATAGCCAAAAGTCAATTTGCATAAAGCATCAGATGCTCATTGAAGTGCACTATCAGTAATAACTAATTTGTCGATACTCGAAACAAAAACAGTATTCCCTAATATATTAAATGCCTTTTGTTAGTAGATTTACATACACAGTTGCAAACTCGAAGCTTACATACAAAAATTGAGACAAGGAATATAATTATTGATATAATAATTGCGGACAGAGATTGCAGCTGCATAGTTCATGGGTCTTAATAACGTGAAACATTGATAGTGTTCAATATGTTTTATTATCTAATTCCATTTCGTCGAAAATCATTAGAGAAGGACAAAGGCTCGATTTGCTTTCTCACTGTCTTGCTGATATATCTTCAGAAAAACAATGTCACTGATTCAATAACGATTAGCACAATTTGTACGATCTGCTAGGGGATAATCGCAAGTTCCAATGTTGGGATTAAATTCAGTTCCTGCACCACAGCTCAGAACGAAACATCCGCTGATATCGCACTGC
The Calliopsis andreniformis isolate RMS-2024a chromosome 8, iyCalAndr_principal, whole genome shotgun sequence DNA segment above includes these coding regions:
- the LOC143182385 gene encoding putative chitinase 10 — translated: MKYFTVSLAVIFCMLLFASVQGDIRMYQPDCSKYLNCAYNRCAIMDCGPGTEFNPYINACDYPIRPRNDCVHN
- the LOC143182162 gene encoding putative chitinase 10 — its product is MAKRMLSTILLCLVLAVVLFCGSAQGYVMPYPGDCTKYQQCDISGCFVLSCGAGTEFNPNIGTCDYPLADRTNCANRY